In Gadus chalcogrammus isolate NIFS_2021 chromosome 1, NIFS_Gcha_1.0, whole genome shotgun sequence, one DNA window encodes the following:
- the LOC130381922 gene encoding glutamate receptor-interacting protein 2-like isoform X4 yields MKREGSSLGLTISGGSDKDGKPRVSNLRPGGLAARSDQLNVGDYIKSVNGINLCKLRHDEIISLLKNIGERVVLEVEYELPQTVQNPSGMLTKTIEVCLHKEGNSFGFVMRGGFHEDWHRSRPLVVTYVRPGGPADREGTLKAGDRVLSVDGLPLSREKHADALTALVQSSQEALLLIEYDVSVVEAVQQASGPLLVEIAKGPSNAGLGISLHTAVFRNKQVIIIDKIKGASVVERCGALHLGDILLSIDGTSTEHCSLMEATQLLASTADVVKLEMLPANQSRLPIRPQDTVKVQKSNHHHWEQSYCPPPPLPPPLQHAGHGKPWNSPSHSHNHQDHCKSLVSGGFSPSSTVTSGFSSQGSSSLPCPAPSVAPGSPRGSTGKRRHRTKDHKSSLSLASSSVGPGGQVVHVETSEVVLRGDPLTGFGLQLQGGVFATEALSAPAVVRFIEPDSPAERCGLLQVGDRLLSINGIPTEEGTLEEAHQLLRDAALANKVTLDLEFDVAESVVPSSGTFHVKLPKRRGVELGITISASKKPDKPLIISDIKKGSIAHRTGTLEPGDMLLAIDNVRLERCTMEDAMHVLQQAEDMVKLRVQKDEDNMDELEMSGSIIYTVELKRYNGPLGITISGTEEPFDPIVISGLTKKGLAERTGAIHVGDRVLAINGVSLKGKPLSEAIHLLQMAGESVTLKIKKQVDKREAQQSVEQTGFLSDPEEDFLNDSQKAGKCCEVYSANVPSIDSAMSSWDGSGFDAGYCSQGTYLHKASDLTLNPSEWRHTKHRGNAGSTRHQHATAAYDRRFTEEEWDKGPGFVSPPRGHGALPHQGDSFWSQALQDLETCGQSEIIRELEASMTSSNLSLYLDETKSHEDSVFQTTLRREGPRDEPRAKGSLGRSARAKGSLGRSAGARHAPAMGSMGNGGLTENLSPNALELHKVTLRKGRESSDFGFSVSDGLLEKGVFVNMIRPDGPADQAGLKPYDRILQVNCARTRDFDCCLTIPLIMEAGDGLSLVISRNPSGHDNGLPDSREDHFNAGFCLPERRSNSVAL; encoded by the exons ATGAAGAGGGAAGGAAGTAGCCTGGGCCTCACCATCTCAGGGGGCTCCGACAAGGACGGCAAACCCAGAGTGTCCAACCTACGGCCAGGTGGGCTGGCTGCCAG AAGCGACCAGCTGAACGTGGGAGACTACATCAAGTCTGTGAACGGCATCAACCTGTGCAAGCTGCGGCACGACGAAATCATCAGCCTCCTGAAGAACATCGGAGAGCGCGTGGTGCTGGAGGTTGAGTACGAGCTGCCCCAGACCG TCCAGAACCCTTCGGGGATGCTCACCAAGACGATAGAGGTCTGCTTACACAAGGAAGGGAACAGCTTCGGATTTGTCATGAGAG GGGGCTTCCATGAAGACTGGCACAGGTCTCGCCCTCTGGTGGTGACTTATGTTAGGCCCGGTGGTCCTGCTGACAG ggagggcACGCTGAAGGCGGGCGACCGCGTGCTGAGCGTGGACGGGCTGCCGCTGTCCAGAGAGAAGCACGCCGACGCCCTCACCGCCCTGGTGCAGAGCAGCCAGGAGGCCCTGCTCCTTATAGAGTACGACGTGTCCGTCGTGG aGGCAGTGCAGCAGGCGTCGGGCCCCCTGCTGGTGGAGATAGCCAAGGGCCCCTCCAACGCCGGCCTGGGCATCAGCCTCCACACCGCCGTGTTCAGGAACAAACAAGTCATCATCATAGACAAGATCAAGGGCGCCAGTGTGGTGGAAAG GTGCGGCGCGCTGCATCTGGGTGACATCCTGCTGTCCATAGACGGCACCAGCACGGAGCACTGCTCGCTCATGGAGGCCACGCAGCTGCTGGCCAGCACCGCCGACGTGGTCAAGCTAGAGATGCTCCCGGCCAATCAGAGCAGACTTCCCATCAGGCCCCAGGACACGG TCAAGGTGCAGAAGAGCAACCATCATCACTGGGAGCAGAGCtactgcccccctcctcctctacctcctcctctgcaACACGCGGGCCACGGGAAGCCATGGAACAGCCCGAGCCACTCACACAACCACCAGGACCACTGCAAAT CTCTGGTGAGCGGTGgcttctccccttcctccacagTCACCTCCGGGTTCAGCAGCcagggcagcagcagcctgcCCTGCCCCGCGCCCAGCGTGGCCCCCGGCAGCCCCCGCGGCTCCACGGGCAAGAGACGGCACCGCACCAAGGACCACAAGAGCTCCC TGTCTCTGGCGTCCAGCTCGGTGGGCCCGGGTGGGCAGGTGGTCCACGTGGAGACCAGCGAGGTGGTCCTGCGGGGGGATCCGCTCACGGGCTTCGGCCTGCAGCTGCAGGGGGGGGTCTTCGCCACCGAGGCTCTGTCGGCGCCCGCGGTGGTCCGCTTCATCGAGCCCGACAGCCCCGCCGAGAG GTGTGGGCTGCTGCAGGTGGGGGACAGACTGCTGTCCATCAACGGCATCCCCACGGAGGAGGGCACCCTGGAAGAGGCCCACCAGCTGCTCCGAGACGCCGCCCTGGCCAACAAAGTCACTCTGGATCTGGAGTTTGACGTTGCAG AGTCGGTGGTTCCCAGCAGTGGCACCTTCCACGTTAAGCTCCCCAAGCGGAGAGGGGTGGAACTGGGGATCACTATAAGCG caaGCAAGAAACCAGACAAGCCTCTGATCATCTCTGACATAAAGAAAGGCAGCATAGCACACAG AACAGGCACCCTGGAGCCCGGGGACATGCTGCTGGCCATCGACAACGTGCGTCTGGAGCGCTGCACCATGGAGGACGCCATGCACGTCCTGCAGCAGGCCGAGGACATGGTGAAGCTTAGAGTGCAGAAGGACGAGGACAACATGG ACGAGCTGGAAATGTCGGGGTCCATCATCTACACGGTGGAGCTGAAACGCTACAATGGGCCTCTGGGCATCACCATCTCGGGCACGGAGGAGCCCTTCGACCCCATTGTGATCTCTGGCCTCACCAAGAAGGGTCTGGCGGAGAG GACCGGTGCCATCCATGTGGGGGACCGGGTCCTGGCGATCAACGGGGTCAGTCTGAAGGGGAAGCCGCTCAGCGAGGCCATCCATCTGCTTCAGATGGCCGGCGAGTCGGTCACGCTGAAAATCAAGAAGCAGGTGGACA AGCGAGAAGCCCAGCAGTCTGTAGAGCAGACAGGCTTCCTGAGCGACCCAGAGGAGGACTTCCTGAACGACTCCCAGAAGGCCGGCAAGTGCTGTGAGGTCTATTCGGCCAACGTTCCCAGTATAGACTCGGCCATGAGCTCCTGGGACGGCTCCGGGTTCGATGCCGGATACTGTAGCCAAG GGACGTACCTCCACAAGGCGTCGGACCTGACGCTGAATCCCAGCGAGTGGCGGCACACTAAACACAGAGGCAACGCCGGCAGCACGCGGCATCAGCACGCCACCGCTGCGTACGACCGCAGGTTCACCGAGGAGGAGTGGGACAAGGGGCCTGG ATTTGTCAGCCCCCCTCGTGGCCACGGCGCCCTCCCCCACCAGGGAGACAGCTTCTGGTCCCAGGCCCTGCAGGACCTTGAGACCTGTGGCCAATCGGAGATCATCAGAGAGCTGGAG gcctccaTGACGAGCAGCAACCTTAGCCTGTACTTGGACGAGACAAAGTCCCACGAGGACTCTGTGTTCCAGACCACACTGAGGAGGGAGGGGCCCCGCGACGAGCCCAGGGCCAAGGGCTCACTGGGCCGCTCCGCCAGGGCCAAGGGCTCACTGGGCCGCTCCGCCGGGGCCAGGCATGCCCCGGCAATGGGCAGCATGGGGAACGGAGGCCTGACCGAAAACTTGTCCCCCAACGCTCTGGAGCTGCACAAG GTGACCCTGAGGAAGGGCCGTGAGAGCAGCGACTTTGGCTTCAGCGTGTCGGACGGCCTCCTGGAGAAGGGGGTGTTCGTCAACATGATCCGTCCGGACGGCCCCGCCGACCAGGCGGGGCTGAAGCCCTACGACCGCATCCTGCAG GTGAACTGTGCTCGGACCAGAGACTTTGACTGCTGCCTCACCATCCCCCTCATCATGGAGGCAGGGGACGGCCTGAGCCTGGTGATCAGCCGGAACCCATCGGGGCACGACAACGGGCTCCCGGACAGTCGTGAGGACCACTTCAACGCTGGGTTCTGCTTGCCGGAGCGCCGGTCCAACAGCGTGGCACTGTGA
- the LOC130381922 gene encoding glutamate receptor-interacting protein 2-like isoform X3 yields MLCGLRRDPKSSIDDGPYSKGGKDSGSGDHHSHASQRRSLTEEYRGLTTVDLMKREGSSLGLTISGGSDKDGKPRVSNLRPGGLAARSDQLNVGDYIKSVNGINLCKLRHDEIISLLKNIGERVVLEVEYELPQTVQNPSGMLTKTIEVCLHKEGNSFGFVMRGGFHEDWHRSRPLVVTYVRPGGPADREGTLKAGDRVLSVDGLPLSREKHADALTALVQSSQEALLLIEYDVSVVEAVQQASGPLLVEIAKGPSNAGLGISLHTAVFRNKQVIIIDKIKGASVVERCGALHLGDILLSIDGTSTEHCSLMEATQLLASTADVVKLEMLPANQSRLPIRPQDTVKVQKSNHHHWEQSYCPPPPLPPPLQHAGHGKPWNSPSHSHNHQDHCKFTSGFSSQGSSSLPCPAPSVAPGSPRGSTGKRRHRTKDHKSSLSLASSSVGPGGQVVHVETSEVVLRGDPLTGFGLQLQGGVFATEALSAPAVVRFIEPDSPAERCGLLQVGDRLLSINGIPTEEGTLEEAHQLLRDAALANKVTLDLEFDVAESVVPSSGTFHVKLPKRRGVELGITISASKKPDKPLIISDIKKGSIAHRTGTLEPGDMLLAIDNVRLERCTMEDAMHVLQQAEDMVKLRVQKDEDNMDELEMSGSIIYTVELKRYNGPLGITISGTEEPFDPIVISGLTKKGLAERTGAIHVGDRVLAINGVSLKGKPLSEAIHLLQMAGESVTLKIKKQVDKREAQQSVEQTGFLSDPEEDFLNDSQKAGKCCEVYSANVPSIDSAMSSWDGSGFDAGYCSQGTYLHKASDLTLNPSEWRHTKHRGNAGSTRHQHATAAYDRRFTEEEWDKGPGFVSPPRGHGALPHQGDSFWSQALQDLETCGQSEIIRELEASMTSSNLSLYLDETKSHEDSVFQTTLRREGPRDEPRAKGSLGRSARAKGSLGRSAGARHAPAMGSMGNGGLTENLSPNALELHKVTLRKGRESSDFGFSVSDGLLEKGVFVNMIRPDGPADQAGLKPYDRILQVNCARTRDFDCCLTIPLIMEAGDGLSLVISRNPSGHDNGLPDSREDHFNAGFCLPERRSNSVAL; encoded by the exons ATGCTGTGTGGTCTTAGGAGAGATCCAAAGAGCAGCATTG aCGATGGGCCCTACTCCAAGGGAGGCAAGGACTCTGGGAGCGGGGACCACCACAGCCATGCCTCCCAGAGACGCAGCCTCACAG AGGAGTACCGCGGGCTGACCACGGTGGACCTGATGAAGAGGGAAGGAAGTAGCCTGGGCCTCACCATCTCAGGGGGCTCCGACAAGGACGGCAAACCCAGAGTGTCCAACCTACGGCCAGGTGGGCTGGCTGCCAG AAGCGACCAGCTGAACGTGGGAGACTACATCAAGTCTGTGAACGGCATCAACCTGTGCAAGCTGCGGCACGACGAAATCATCAGCCTCCTGAAGAACATCGGAGAGCGCGTGGTGCTGGAGGTTGAGTACGAGCTGCCCCAGACCG TCCAGAACCCTTCGGGGATGCTCACCAAGACGATAGAGGTCTGCTTACACAAGGAAGGGAACAGCTTCGGATTTGTCATGAGAG GGGGCTTCCATGAAGACTGGCACAGGTCTCGCCCTCTGGTGGTGACTTATGTTAGGCCCGGTGGTCCTGCTGACAG ggagggcACGCTGAAGGCGGGCGACCGCGTGCTGAGCGTGGACGGGCTGCCGCTGTCCAGAGAGAAGCACGCCGACGCCCTCACCGCCCTGGTGCAGAGCAGCCAGGAGGCCCTGCTCCTTATAGAGTACGACGTGTCCGTCGTGG aGGCAGTGCAGCAGGCGTCGGGCCCCCTGCTGGTGGAGATAGCCAAGGGCCCCTCCAACGCCGGCCTGGGCATCAGCCTCCACACCGCCGTGTTCAGGAACAAACAAGTCATCATCATAGACAAGATCAAGGGCGCCAGTGTGGTGGAAAG GTGCGGCGCGCTGCATCTGGGTGACATCCTGCTGTCCATAGACGGCACCAGCACGGAGCACTGCTCGCTCATGGAGGCCACGCAGCTGCTGGCCAGCACCGCCGACGTGGTCAAGCTAGAGATGCTCCCGGCCAATCAGAGCAGACTTCCCATCAGGCCCCAGGACACGG TCAAGGTGCAGAAGAGCAACCATCATCACTGGGAGCAGAGCtactgcccccctcctcctctacctcctcctctgcaACACGCGGGCCACGGGAAGCCATGGAACAGCCCGAGCCACTCACACAACCACCAGGACCACTGCAAAT TCACCTCCGGGTTCAGCAGCcagggcagcagcagcctgcCCTGCCCCGCGCCCAGCGTGGCCCCCGGCAGCCCCCGCGGCTCCACGGGCAAGAGACGGCACCGCACCAAGGACCACAAGAGCTCCC TGTCTCTGGCGTCCAGCTCGGTGGGCCCGGGTGGGCAGGTGGTCCACGTGGAGACCAGCGAGGTGGTCCTGCGGGGGGATCCGCTCACGGGCTTCGGCCTGCAGCTGCAGGGGGGGGTCTTCGCCACCGAGGCTCTGTCGGCGCCCGCGGTGGTCCGCTTCATCGAGCCCGACAGCCCCGCCGAGAG GTGTGGGCTGCTGCAGGTGGGGGACAGACTGCTGTCCATCAACGGCATCCCCACGGAGGAGGGCACCCTGGAAGAGGCCCACCAGCTGCTCCGAGACGCCGCCCTGGCCAACAAAGTCACTCTGGATCTGGAGTTTGACGTTGCAG AGTCGGTGGTTCCCAGCAGTGGCACCTTCCACGTTAAGCTCCCCAAGCGGAGAGGGGTGGAACTGGGGATCACTATAAGCG caaGCAAGAAACCAGACAAGCCTCTGATCATCTCTGACATAAAGAAAGGCAGCATAGCACACAG AACAGGCACCCTGGAGCCCGGGGACATGCTGCTGGCCATCGACAACGTGCGTCTGGAGCGCTGCACCATGGAGGACGCCATGCACGTCCTGCAGCAGGCCGAGGACATGGTGAAGCTTAGAGTGCAGAAGGACGAGGACAACATGG ACGAGCTGGAAATGTCGGGGTCCATCATCTACACGGTGGAGCTGAAACGCTACAATGGGCCTCTGGGCATCACCATCTCGGGCACGGAGGAGCCCTTCGACCCCATTGTGATCTCTGGCCTCACCAAGAAGGGTCTGGCGGAGAG GACCGGTGCCATCCATGTGGGGGACCGGGTCCTGGCGATCAACGGGGTCAGTCTGAAGGGGAAGCCGCTCAGCGAGGCCATCCATCTGCTTCAGATGGCCGGCGAGTCGGTCACGCTGAAAATCAAGAAGCAGGTGGACA AGCGAGAAGCCCAGCAGTCTGTAGAGCAGACAGGCTTCCTGAGCGACCCAGAGGAGGACTTCCTGAACGACTCCCAGAAGGCCGGCAAGTGCTGTGAGGTCTATTCGGCCAACGTTCCCAGTATAGACTCGGCCATGAGCTCCTGGGACGGCTCCGGGTTCGATGCCGGATACTGTAGCCAAG GGACGTACCTCCACAAGGCGTCGGACCTGACGCTGAATCCCAGCGAGTGGCGGCACACTAAACACAGAGGCAACGCCGGCAGCACGCGGCATCAGCACGCCACCGCTGCGTACGACCGCAGGTTCACCGAGGAGGAGTGGGACAAGGGGCCTGG ATTTGTCAGCCCCCCTCGTGGCCACGGCGCCCTCCCCCACCAGGGAGACAGCTTCTGGTCCCAGGCCCTGCAGGACCTTGAGACCTGTGGCCAATCGGAGATCATCAGAGAGCTGGAG gcctccaTGACGAGCAGCAACCTTAGCCTGTACTTGGACGAGACAAAGTCCCACGAGGACTCTGTGTTCCAGACCACACTGAGGAGGGAGGGGCCCCGCGACGAGCCCAGGGCCAAGGGCTCACTGGGCCGCTCCGCCAGGGCCAAGGGCTCACTGGGCCGCTCCGCCGGGGCCAGGCATGCCCCGGCAATGGGCAGCATGGGGAACGGAGGCCTGACCGAAAACTTGTCCCCCAACGCTCTGGAGCTGCACAAG GTGACCCTGAGGAAGGGCCGTGAGAGCAGCGACTTTGGCTTCAGCGTGTCGGACGGCCTCCTGGAGAAGGGGGTGTTCGTCAACATGATCCGTCCGGACGGCCCCGCCGACCAGGCGGGGCTGAAGCCCTACGACCGCATCCTGCAG GTGAACTGTGCTCGGACCAGAGACTTTGACTGCTGCCTCACCATCCCCCTCATCATGGAGGCAGGGGACGGCCTGAGCCTGGTGATCAGCCGGAACCCATCGGGGCACGACAACGGGCTCCCGGACAGTCGTGAGGACCACTTCAACGCTGGGTTCTGCTTGCCGGAGCGCCGGTCCAACAGCGTGGCACTGTGA
- the LOC130381922 gene encoding glutamate receptor-interacting protein 2-like isoform X2, whose translation MLCGLRRDPKSSIDDGPYSKGGKDSGSGDHHSHASQRRSLTEEYRGLTTVDLMKREGSSLGLTISGGSDKDGKPRVSNLRPGGLAARSDQLNVGDYIKSVNGINLCKLRHDEIISLLKNIGERVVLEVEYELPQTVQNPSGMLTKTIEVCLHKEGNSFGFVMRGGFHEDWHRSRPLVVTYVRPGGPADREGTLKAGDRVLSVDGLPLSREKHADALTALVQSSQEALLLIEYDVSVVEAVQQASGPLLVEIAKGPSNAGLGISLHTAVFRNKQVIIIDKIKGASVVERCGALHLGDILLSIDGTSTEHCSLMEATQLLASTADVVKLEMLPANQSRLPIRPQDTVKVQKSNHHHWEQSYCPPPPLPPPLQHAGHGKPWNSPSHSHNHQDHCKSLVSGGFSPSSTVTSGFSSQGSSSLPCPAPSVAPGSPRGSTGKRRHRTKDHKSSLSLASSSVGPGGQVVHVETSEVVLRGDPLTGFGLQLQGGVFATEALSAPAVVRFIEPDSPAERCGLLQVGDRLLSINGIPTEEGTLEEAHQLLRDAALANKVTLDLEFDVAESVVPSSGTFHVKLPKRRGVELGITISASKKPDKPLIISDIKKGSIAHRTGTLEPGDMLLAIDNVRLERCTMEDAMHVLQQAEDMVKLRVQKDEDNMDELEMSGSIIYTVELKRYNGPLGITISGTEEPFDPIVISGLTKKGLAERTGAIHVGDRVLAINGVSLKGKPLSEAIHLLQMAGESVTLKIKKQVDKREAQQSVEQTGFLSDPEEDFLNDSQKAGKCCEVYSANVPSIDSAMSSWDGSGFDAGYCSQGTYLHKASDLTLNPSEWRHTKHRGNAGSTRHQHATAAYDRRFTEEEWDKGPGFVSPPRGHGALPHQGDSFWSQALQDLETCGQSEIIRELEASMTSSNLSLYLDETKSHEDSVFQTTLRREGPRDEPRAKGSLGRSAGARHAPAMGSMGNGGLTENLSPNALELHKVTLRKGRESSDFGFSVSDGLLEKGVFVNMIRPDGPADQAGLKPYDRILQVNCARTRDFDCCLTIPLIMEAGDGLSLVISRNPSGHDNGLPDSREDHFNAGFCLPERRSNSVAL comes from the exons ATGCTGTGTGGTCTTAGGAGAGATCCAAAGAGCAGCATTG aCGATGGGCCCTACTCCAAGGGAGGCAAGGACTCTGGGAGCGGGGACCACCACAGCCATGCCTCCCAGAGACGCAGCCTCACAG AGGAGTACCGCGGGCTGACCACGGTGGACCTGATGAAGAGGGAAGGAAGTAGCCTGGGCCTCACCATCTCAGGGGGCTCCGACAAGGACGGCAAACCCAGAGTGTCCAACCTACGGCCAGGTGGGCTGGCTGCCAG AAGCGACCAGCTGAACGTGGGAGACTACATCAAGTCTGTGAACGGCATCAACCTGTGCAAGCTGCGGCACGACGAAATCATCAGCCTCCTGAAGAACATCGGAGAGCGCGTGGTGCTGGAGGTTGAGTACGAGCTGCCCCAGACCG TCCAGAACCCTTCGGGGATGCTCACCAAGACGATAGAGGTCTGCTTACACAAGGAAGGGAACAGCTTCGGATTTGTCATGAGAG GGGGCTTCCATGAAGACTGGCACAGGTCTCGCCCTCTGGTGGTGACTTATGTTAGGCCCGGTGGTCCTGCTGACAG ggagggcACGCTGAAGGCGGGCGACCGCGTGCTGAGCGTGGACGGGCTGCCGCTGTCCAGAGAGAAGCACGCCGACGCCCTCACCGCCCTGGTGCAGAGCAGCCAGGAGGCCCTGCTCCTTATAGAGTACGACGTGTCCGTCGTGG aGGCAGTGCAGCAGGCGTCGGGCCCCCTGCTGGTGGAGATAGCCAAGGGCCCCTCCAACGCCGGCCTGGGCATCAGCCTCCACACCGCCGTGTTCAGGAACAAACAAGTCATCATCATAGACAAGATCAAGGGCGCCAGTGTGGTGGAAAG GTGCGGCGCGCTGCATCTGGGTGACATCCTGCTGTCCATAGACGGCACCAGCACGGAGCACTGCTCGCTCATGGAGGCCACGCAGCTGCTGGCCAGCACCGCCGACGTGGTCAAGCTAGAGATGCTCCCGGCCAATCAGAGCAGACTTCCCATCAGGCCCCAGGACACGG TCAAGGTGCAGAAGAGCAACCATCATCACTGGGAGCAGAGCtactgcccccctcctcctctacctcctcctctgcaACACGCGGGCCACGGGAAGCCATGGAACAGCCCGAGCCACTCACACAACCACCAGGACCACTGCAAAT CTCTGGTGAGCGGTGgcttctccccttcctccacagTCACCTCCGGGTTCAGCAGCcagggcagcagcagcctgcCCTGCCCCGCGCCCAGCGTGGCCCCCGGCAGCCCCCGCGGCTCCACGGGCAAGAGACGGCACCGCACCAAGGACCACAAGAGCTCCC TGTCTCTGGCGTCCAGCTCGGTGGGCCCGGGTGGGCAGGTGGTCCACGTGGAGACCAGCGAGGTGGTCCTGCGGGGGGATCCGCTCACGGGCTTCGGCCTGCAGCTGCAGGGGGGGGTCTTCGCCACCGAGGCTCTGTCGGCGCCCGCGGTGGTCCGCTTCATCGAGCCCGACAGCCCCGCCGAGAG GTGTGGGCTGCTGCAGGTGGGGGACAGACTGCTGTCCATCAACGGCATCCCCACGGAGGAGGGCACCCTGGAAGAGGCCCACCAGCTGCTCCGAGACGCCGCCCTGGCCAACAAAGTCACTCTGGATCTGGAGTTTGACGTTGCAG AGTCGGTGGTTCCCAGCAGTGGCACCTTCCACGTTAAGCTCCCCAAGCGGAGAGGGGTGGAACTGGGGATCACTATAAGCG caaGCAAGAAACCAGACAAGCCTCTGATCATCTCTGACATAAAGAAAGGCAGCATAGCACACAG AACAGGCACCCTGGAGCCCGGGGACATGCTGCTGGCCATCGACAACGTGCGTCTGGAGCGCTGCACCATGGAGGACGCCATGCACGTCCTGCAGCAGGCCGAGGACATGGTGAAGCTTAGAGTGCAGAAGGACGAGGACAACATGG ACGAGCTGGAAATGTCGGGGTCCATCATCTACACGGTGGAGCTGAAACGCTACAATGGGCCTCTGGGCATCACCATCTCGGGCACGGAGGAGCCCTTCGACCCCATTGTGATCTCTGGCCTCACCAAGAAGGGTCTGGCGGAGAG GACCGGTGCCATCCATGTGGGGGACCGGGTCCTGGCGATCAACGGGGTCAGTCTGAAGGGGAAGCCGCTCAGCGAGGCCATCCATCTGCTTCAGATGGCCGGCGAGTCGGTCACGCTGAAAATCAAGAAGCAGGTGGACA AGCGAGAAGCCCAGCAGTCTGTAGAGCAGACAGGCTTCCTGAGCGACCCAGAGGAGGACTTCCTGAACGACTCCCAGAAGGCCGGCAAGTGCTGTGAGGTCTATTCGGCCAACGTTCCCAGTATAGACTCGGCCATGAGCTCCTGGGACGGCTCCGGGTTCGATGCCGGATACTGTAGCCAAG GGACGTACCTCCACAAGGCGTCGGACCTGACGCTGAATCCCAGCGAGTGGCGGCACACTAAACACAGAGGCAACGCCGGCAGCACGCGGCATCAGCACGCCACCGCTGCGTACGACCGCAGGTTCACCGAGGAGGAGTGGGACAAGGGGCCTGG ATTTGTCAGCCCCCCTCGTGGCCACGGCGCCCTCCCCCACCAGGGAGACAGCTTCTGGTCCCAGGCCCTGCAGGACCTTGAGACCTGTGGCCAATCGGAGATCATCAGAGAGCTGGAG gcctccaTGACGAGCAGCAACCTTAGCCTGTACTTGGACGAGACAAAGTCCCACGAGGACTCTGTGTTCCAGACCACACTGAGGAGGGAGGGGCCCCGCGACGAGCCCAGGGCCAAGGGCTCACTGGGCCGCTCCGCC GGGGCCAGGCATGCCCCGGCAATGGGCAGCATGGGGAACGGAGGCCTGACCGAAAACTTGTCCCCCAACGCTCTGGAGCTGCACAAG GTGACCCTGAGGAAGGGCCGTGAGAGCAGCGACTTTGGCTTCAGCGTGTCGGACGGCCTCCTGGAGAAGGGGGTGTTCGTCAACATGATCCGTCCGGACGGCCCCGCCGACCAGGCGGGGCTGAAGCCCTACGACCGCATCCTGCAG GTGAACTGTGCTCGGACCAGAGACTTTGACTGCTGCCTCACCATCCCCCTCATCATGGAGGCAGGGGACGGCCTGAGCCTGGTGATCAGCCGGAACCCATCGGGGCACGACAACGGGCTCCCGGACAGTCGTGAGGACCACTTCAACGCTGGGTTCTGCTTGCCGGAGCGCCGGTCCAACAGCGTGGCACTGTGA